In Harpia harpyja isolate bHarHar1 chromosome 21, bHarHar1 primary haplotype, whole genome shotgun sequence, the DNA window GTAATTAACATGTCTTTTAAACTTCTAGTGGAGACTGTAGTTGATATTTATACTGTggaacagctgaaagaaaaagctttacaGAGTGATGGGAAACTTGAACCAGTCTATGGCATTATTTATGGCTACATTTCTACACTGGACATTGATGATAATGCATCTAAAGTTATTCGCAACAGATGGTAAGTGACTGCCTgttttaaatttgtattaaaaagttCTTGTCCTTCTTCCCCTGACCCAATTTAGATAGAACAATATTTTAGTCCAGTTCTGGACAAGAAATAAAACTCCTCTGGAGGATGCCATGTGGATTTCTGTTGTGTAGACTTCCAGACGTAGCAAGAAAGAGGAGTTGGCTTTACGAAGGACTTGCTCTTTGTGGTCCtagaggagagaagaagaaagatgcCATTTTGTCTCAGACTTAAGAGTTTAGaagatgaagaattttttttaaagatgaaaagtCTCTTGGGAAGTCTCAGTCTAGAAAACAGTTTCAAAGAAGGAGGAATTACATATATGCATTAATTATCTTCTTATGTTTCAGTTCAATATGCCGTTTTATAGTGAATGAAATGTCAAACACATGCACTTTCTGCAGTGACGTCTCTTCATATTCAAAGTCAACTTTTTCAAGCTTTGACATACTCGTTGATCTGACAGATCACACAGGCACTCTTTATTCTTGTTACCTGTCTGACTGTGTAGCTGAGGAAACATTAGGCTGCACAGTAAGTAGAAATGAATTAGGTTGTTCTTATTTGATCTGAGCTGTGAAGCTTGAAGAAAACTACAAAGACATGTAAATGTTCTTCgtacatgtgtatgtgtataccaGTTAAAAAAATTTGCATGTACATGTGGATACACATACACTCGGCTTTTTAACAAGTCAAAAGTTAGAAGTCAGTAGCTGCTAATAAGAAGAAACGCGTTAAATGTAAGAGTGAATACCCTATTCAGaatactgctttattttaattaattcacaCTTTTCTGAGAATGTGGTTGGAATTCCCTAACTTTGATTCTCAAACACCCTGCAATTTATTCTGATTAATCTGACTGTCTTGGTACATACATCACACCAAACACtatgttaaaatagaaaaatacagcttagaaatgtataaaaatgtgtAAGATGCTCTTTTCATCATCATTTTGTTGTGGAGATATTGCTGTAACTATATGCTGAAGAAGCGTTCTGTGGTGTCCTGTCATTAACAGGTCCATGAATTCCTCGCTCTAGCAGAAGACAAGAAGACTGCATTGAAATGGCAACTTCTTTTGGAACGAagcaagatttattttaaagttagtatttaatgttaatttaaaacagtGTCTGTTTCCCATTCGGTAGTATATTTAGTACTGAAAAATTCCATGTCAATtctgctgagattttaaaaataaggattaGTTTTTGTACATATTCTGAATATTCCAAGTAAATAGTCTTTTGTCATAACTTCAACATTAGGGGATGTCCCTGCAGGATCAGATATACGCAGGCCTCTTTCAGTCAAGCTATGAAAGACACAAACTGCCCTTAGCCAATACTGATTAAGGAGCTGGTGTTTCAAAAGCACGTATACATGATTTACTCAGTCACTGATTTCTATGGCTGTAGGTTTATAATGAATAAAGTTAGCAGTATCTGTTTGCGAGAATAAGGCGCAGTCAATATATGTAATAGATTGTACAGTATATGGGGCTACCTAAGTATATTTCTCAGTTACctgtattttttgaaataatGTGATTAGATATGTCTAAAATCTGCAATTCTCCTTAAAGCAACAAGAATATTAGATTCATACACCTGGAGCAATTGTTAAAAGATCTGCTATTATTTGCAATATCCTTTACTTTTTCAATTGAATTGCATGCTGTATACTgcactggatttctttttcataGAACTGCCTGTCCTAGGACAACTCTAAACTGACTCCCTTTTTTAAACTTGCACTTCTGAGACTGTTCTTACTCTTTCATCTCCCCCACACTCTGCCCctatttccaggaaaaaatgaaagtgttttacTTCAGTAGTGACAGGTATATAGCACAAAATGCGTGTACTCAtacataaaataatgtaaaatatgtaTAACCAAATCTGTCAGTTAAACGTGCTGTGTGATATTTGAAAGTAATATATTTCAAAGTGCTATacagcagtaaaaacaaagaCCCTTAATTATTTTTACAGGTTACTTTGTCACCCAGTTGGAGAACCGGACTGAAAGTGAATGTTCTTTCATGTAAACTGGCAGATCCTAGAGAGGCGAGTCAGAGCTTGTTGGGAAAAGAGATTGGAAATAAGAGATTACACTATTAATAACAGCTAGGAAAAAGACTGTCTTCACTGTATTATTAGAGGTAGAATGCTGTTGTTGTATTTTGCTAAGCATGTTCTGATGGTAAGGAAGGAATATGCATTACTAATCCCTGTTAAGTGGGCTTCTATGTTGATCTTTTTCAGGTGATGGCACTTTAAAATGTGTACTAGGGCCTCAGCTTAAGAAAAGTTAGTTCTACTGAATTCAACCCCTTACAAGGAGGGTGGAAGCTTTCCTCACTCAGTTtagaatgtatttgaaaaaaatcagaaataacaaATAGTACGAGACAGTTCTGTTGAGCTTCTGTGCTTTTAACTGCTTTGCTACTTTCGTGCTGTGTTTGTGTTCAAAAAATAAAGACCCACTTTGAAATACTGCCTGGGTTTGTGGTGCACATTGGTGAGTCCAGACATGGAACTTTTGGCAACTGCAGAGGCTTGGAAATAGCCATGATGTTTGCAAGGCTGCTTTTCTTTAGGGAGACTAAGTCTTATTAGAACGGAGTAATCAATTACCAGGGACCTCTGACAACCAATCAAGCTAAGACTATAAGTGGCAGAGAAGAAAGGACTCTTCTTCACGAAAAGAGTTGTTCTTAGCTGAACATAAAGAATCCAGGTATGCATATTTTGCCTTTCtccatgtattttttcctattttttaatctatttctgTCCTTGGCTTCCCCTGCAGCTGGTGTATTTGCTACATTCACCAGTCCTCACCTTCTGAGCATATCAGGAGTTGGCCTATTTGAAATGGCGGGAAGATACCGTGGCCCTTCTTTTGTAAAGTTATTTGTTAGGCTAGAATACCCTGAGGAACTCCGATCACCCCAGTGCACTACCTACCCGTTAAAGCAACATGGCAGAGAGAAAACAACTACAGAAACAGTAAATTTTGACAAGCAATCCACCAAGATTGCATCACCCTACTCATGTGAGTGGAAACGAGGGACTAAATGCACAAAAAAATGTTGCCAGTGTTGGGTCACTGCATCTCTCCTGTTGCAGCAATAAACAACTTCAACATTTTCCTGCCGTAACAGCTAATATTCTGAAGTGAATGTTTACAATAATTTCAATCACAACTCAGCTCTGCTATCAGTACACAGTGCTGAAGAACAAACTACAAATGATGCATTGTTGCTGTTGCCATAGACAGTAATGTTTGATAggcatgaagaaaagaaaacagcagagaaattgAATTTAATCCTTCCTCTTTCAGAATTATTCACCTTAACTTCCCTGCTCAGCCCAGCTCTGTTGGCCTGACTTATCTGCTTGGCCCAGCTCACTGAGTTGCAACAAATTCAGAGGACAGCTTCCCTGCTGACAGAGGTAGGCTTAAACCAAGAGCGTTTTGACTGCTGTGAGCCAGGGGCTGGTTCTGTTCAGATGTAATGGCTGAATGTCTGTTTCAGTTGGCCTTCGTTCCTTAGCCTTCCTTTAGATGAAATCTGAATTATGTCCACAGCATTTAGGCCTCATCATACAAAGAACTTTTACATGTGCTTTAAGTCATTGGCTTAAGTTAAAATACAGCGGAATGAAATGTCTGCATGTTTGCAGGATTGGTACCCAGTGCAGGTGGTGTGCGGATACACAGTGGTGTGCTGGAAATAGGAAAATgtctatttttcttctgcaacgtgctctgctttctttttaccaTTTGATTTGCAGTATCCTGGACGATGCTGCTTGTTCACAGAGGTGCTATTTTTTGGGCTACAGTAATTTTCTCTGCAAGACTTTccaaatgcacttttaaaacaaaacttcctAGCGGTTAAGATCTGGCTCCAATAAATGGAAGCATTTAACTTTGGTGCTTGCacgtatgtaaaaaaaaaatccatctgttttTGTTAGAAATTAGTCAGTTCTGTGCAACCTTTGAAAATGGCAAGTTTTGATGTTTGTGgggggagggtttttttaattatattttacaacTTACTGTGTCACTCCTTTGAATTGAAAGTGAACTCGCTGTCATGCAAACTGGTAGAGTGTGCTAGATCAGTTGGAGTTTGGAAACGGGAAAAGTTATGCAGCATGGCTTTTTAACAGCTGGAAATAGTTAAAAACTTCACCGTTGCACTGCACTGTATAAGTAATGGCAATTGCTGCAGTtagatttctattaaaaatatatttaaatcagtAAAAGTAAAGACAAGTTTACTGGTTATCTTTACCAATGAGCTGCTTTATTCTTGATCTTTggtattattttacttttagaaGCATATTTAAAGCTCaggtttaggaaaaaatatatgcCAAGCATCTGGCATACTTCCTGCTGCATTACACCCCTTGGGTGTGGGAGGGAAAGCAACTCTCATTTAATTTGTACATTTGAAAAACGCACGGAGGAATCGTGAAACTAATCTAAAAAGCAAACATCTTTTTATTGTAGAATACCCCAAGGATAGAAATTCTTTCTGATGCTGTAATTCTTGATTTACTGTTACACATACATCTTTGATTTTATATAGATAGCATGGGTGAGCCTTAGCTCCTACATCACCATTCTAATGGTTTAATTTTTAGACTTTTATTTTAAGGCAATACATTGGCAAAGCCCAAAGCATCAGTAGGACAGAAGAGCACACACAGTGACAGCCAGCGCCGCTTCCTTCCCGGCTGTCCGGCACACCGTCTCCATTGGCATTTCCAAGGTACGGTTAAGGTATTAACCACCTGCCCCAAGCTGGGTTGGACTCCGGGTTCACAGCCCCAGAGGAGGCTGAAGCCTCCACGGGAATGGGGCTGTTTCAGTCAAATGCCTTTCAAGCGCATGGGTTACATGTCTTTGATGCATGACAGCCTGTTAGACGCTTGGGCCATGTAAGCGTTTAACGTACAGGACGGCTTGGGTGTCTCTTTGTTCACCAGATGTTCCCAGAAGAGCCTCTTCCTTCGCAGACAGGGTCCCAGCCAGGCTCCCAGTTAGGATCTACGCGTTTGCTGCACCACCTTAAACCGCATAGAGAGGACATCTCTTATCCCAGCCTCTATCTCATCGTCGGCCTGCACAGACCCGACTCCTTTGGGAGACCCCGTCAGAATCAAGTCCCCTTCTTCCAGGGTGAGTATTTCGCTGATGTAGCTGATCAGGTAAGGGATAGAGAAGATCATCGAGGAGGTCTCCCCCTCCTGCCTCAGCTTTCCGTTCACCTTGAGCCAGATCTTCAGCTTGTGAGGGTCTGGAATCTTCTCCTTAGGCACAAAGTCACTGACCGGGCATGACGAACTGAAGCCCTTGGCCAGGGTCCAGGGCAGACCCTTCTTTTTACACTCCTCCTGGGTGTCCCTGGCCGTCATGTCCAAGCAGAGGGCATAGCCCGCCACGTGCTCCATGGCGGCCTCCTGGGCCACAGCCCGGGCTCTCTTCCCGATCACCACCCCCAGCTCCACTTCGTGGTGCAGGTTGTTGCAGTAGTAGGGCCGGCGGATGGGCGAGCCTTCCCGCACGTAGGCTGAGGAAGGCTTGAGGAAGAAGATGGGCTCCCGGGGCGGCACGCTCCCCATCTCCTTGGCGTGCTCGGCGTAGTTGCGCCCCACGCAGACGATGTTCTTGCCCCACTCCCAGAAGCGGGACAGCGGTTTGGAGGAGGCCATGCCCGCGGCGGGTCTCCTTCTCCGGGGACCGCGGGCGCCCTTGGGGTGTCCTTGCCGGGCCCggagccgcgccgccgcctctCCTCCGCcgccctctccttcctgcctgctccctgcccgccGCGGATTGCCCAGGCCAGCCGTCCGCCCTCCCGCCTCCCTACCCGGGTTAGCAAATCGCCCGGCCCGGGCGTGCCGAGCGGCagcggggagggaaggagggggccGGCCGGGCGCAGCGCCGCCCCCGCCGcacgccgggccggggccggggccggggccgtgccgGCTGCCGCCCGCCTCCCCGGGGCCGGCCGCAGGGCGGGGAGCAAAGGTAACCGGGCCGGGCCTGGGCaccgggcggggcgcggcgcaCCATGCTCggcgggggctggcggggctTCGGCACCGCCCTGGCAGCTGGGGCCCTGCTCCGAGCCGGTACGTGGGGAGGGCGGGCGAGCCGGTAGGAcccgccgggccgggcagcgcctCCAGGGCGGCCGGGCCGCGGTGCGGGGGGGGTGTCGGGGCGTGGGGAGCGGTGGGATGTCCCCCttgcagcggggctggggtctGTGCAGTGACCTCCTTGCAGCCggtaccggggcgggggggacgtgcgatgtcccccccccctcccttgcAGCAGGGACCGAGCAGGGGGCTGCGCTGTGCCCCCGTACAGCCGGGACCCGCAGGGAGCTGGGCGGCTGCAGGCACCCGGCCGTGGGTGGCCGGCCCTGGGGCTCAGCCCGCCTGGCAGCAGGTCCCCCGGCAAGCTCGGAAGTTTGATCGTGGTTTTTCTCTTCTCGTTTCCCGGCTCAGGGGTGCGCCGAGGTTTTTAAGCTGACTCACAGCCCCAAGTAGGTCAGTATCTGCTCAGCTGGAGCCTGTCTCTGTCGGTGGCTTTTCGCATTGATAACCCACCAGGGAGGCTCCTGCGGTGGTTTTGGGCTGCTAAAGCGCTCGTTATTGCTCTGGGAGGAGGGCTTGGGGGACTGGGGCTGGCATTTAAACTGGATTTGGTGAATGGCAGACTTTATTGGCAAtgtaaacaaaaaaccaaaagcaaaactgtGTAAGCTCTGGATTTAAATTTAGGGCCCAAGTTCTGAAAGCGTCTCCTTGAGCTAGAGCTTGGGCTTTAGTTTCACAGCGTCTCTGGAGAGTCTTTCCAGAGGTCTTTTGCATCACTCCCATTTTAAGACCTGGCCTAAATGAGCGAGAATCCACTGGAGTTAACTGCCAGACTTGGAAACCCTGATGCTATCTTGGGAACAAGTATGTCCAACCCAGTAACCAGCAGCTCCTGAGTTCCCCAGGTTGCAGGGTGGGTGCTGCACTTTCCATGCAGGCTTTGCTCTACCAGTGGGTGGGTGCGTGCCCTGCCCACgctggctggagctggctgtgCCGCTGGCAGCGTGTGCCAGGTGGGCAAGTCGAGTGGGAGTGGGTGTTGCCCTGGGTTTGTGGACCAACTCACTTGGTATTGTGTGGAGCCACAAACTCGCTGGGTATCCATAAAATATCTGCGTGCAGAGTATGTAAAGTGAATGTAGTGTTTCTTATGAGGCAATGCAGGGATGTTCATCTGGCTATGTGCGTGCAGTCATTTTTGAGTGACAGCCATGTTTGAAATAGGaattttccactgttttctgtaataaaaagaataaaacaaaatgctatgGAGAAAATGTACGAAGCACCCCTTTTCTGAGAAAACCTTTTTTacactgtgctgctgcctgcttgccttCAGACTCCAGCATGTATGCATTTATGTGATAATGTTAACGCTTCCCATCTGCGAACCCTTTCCTCTTGGCGACTCAAGCTGCACTAACAAACTGTTCCAGAAAGCCGAAGCGTGTGATTCaaaggctgctgctgttctgctctccCCAGTCCTCTCTGCTTTAGGCATGAAGTCAGGAGGGATGCGTTACAAAACTGAGCAAAAATGAAGTCATTGGGCATTAATTTTGGAGCAGACCGGCATGCGTTACAGTGATCCTGAAACGATCTGTGTTAGTGCTGGGCCAGGGCAGGGGTTACCTATTGCCTGGGGAGCTTCTTTGAGCACAACTGGGGCCGAGAACGCCCTTCTCGTAAGAGCAGCGCTGGGCGTGCGTGAGAGCGCTTCTGGTCTGCTCGCCGAGTGGGCAGGCTGGAAAGGTGCAGCTTAGCTGCAGATGGGAATTCAGAATGAGTTTCATACTTCATGGATGTTTTCTCATTCctttgtttaaattacattttagaaAACGTTTCCTTATGTGGTGtagcttgtttgttttgtaagaatTGTGAATTAAACATGCAAAGAGACTTTGGGATTATGGCCAAGGTTAGAAATGGTTCATaggaagaaagcattttaagTATGTGAATAATTCCTTTGACTTGAAGTTaaggctgtgttttcttttgtttgttttgttttttcttccagttagtGTCTAGTATGCAAGCAAACATGCAGTATATATAGCTCTTGTGACTGATAGCATCCAAAGTGCTTCATGTTAGGGAGCAGTTAAAgagcaattgatttttttttttctttttccctatcaAGGAGTAgtaagggttttgttttgttctttttttgaaagGACTCTTCTGCTCCAGAGGAACACTTGGCAGGTATGGATACTTTCCTCAATACTACATGCCTTCACCGTCAAACACCCAGTGCATGCCTACACTGTCATGCCTTGGggttttctctgcagcactgtgttTAATTTTACTACCATCTCCCGTCCTTACCTCCCTTCCCTCATAAGCAAGTGAGATGGTGGAGGTAGAAGGGGGGAAGAAGTTCTGGGCAGGACAGTTGTACCAGAGGGGCCTTACAGGTCCCACTGCCCTGGTGCTgggtgtgcagcagcagctgcatgccCCAGTCAGAACTTGGAATGGGATTTTGCAGCCTTGTTGGCCCCGTCGGTCTGTGGAGCTGCAGGGTGGGGGCTGTCCATGTTGGCTGGAGCCAGTCTGTGGGGCCTCTTCTCTCTAAAGCAGGCTCTTATCAGGCATGGGCAGGACTGACCTGTTTTGGGAGACTGGGGCAGGTTGATTAGGAGTGTGGTGACCCCTCCCTTTGGCACTGGTGGAGGTGACCAAGCACTGAGCATCGGGAGCCTTAGGGAGAGAGTCGGTGGtacaaaatgaaacagcagctgaGCCAGCACAGTTCAGACCAACGCAGTCACGTTCAGTGGCATGCGATGGCCTTGGGCATTAAGACAACTGATTTCTGACTTGCAGAGACTGATGCTTCTTTCCCTGCACGTGTATGGACCCAGGCCTGAATTGCAGTGCCCCAGCAGTGGAAGACCTTGtcctctttgtttcctttccttttttttatggCAGAGCCTCTTAGGGCTTGGTTGTTTCTTAAGAACCGCGTATCTGTGAATTGAACAGTGGAGCCTGGGTTATTTACATCTGGAATGAGATTTTCTTCTTGGATCTGATTAAACATTTAACCAAAAGCAAATAGGGGGAAGCACTGCTGTTGCATCAAGGTAGCCTGTGAGTCAGAAACCTGCCCACGGTGTACGCCTGGTACCTGGCCAGGTGGGGAGCCTTGCCTTCCATGCAGAGAGCCTGTCTTCTCTCTATGCACTGTGCAGGATGCGATTTCCCCAAGTAACAAACCAGATGTTTCTGTTGTAGCAgtgtgtgtatttctgtatttctcttttttttttttttcccctccttttttgtcttttggcTGTAACATGgccttttgtgctttttttgcaAAGTCACTGTCCCAGGCTGACCTTTGTCCAGCTGTTCCCTCTCTGTTCTGCCTTCCTGCCCCTTGAAATCTTCTCTCCAATCAAGGTACAGCGCTTTCCCTGCATGAGCACATCTCTGGGAGCAAAGTGTCCTGTCCCTCTTCGGTGCAGCTGCAGGGCACCAAGAGCCTCCCGTGCTGTGGGACACAAGGTGACACAGCCAGGCACTAAGGCTTTGTCCCGTGGTggcctctctcttcttcctctgaagGAGGCATGTTGGGCTGTCCATACCCTTCCTTCTCTGGGGCCATGGGCTGGGGGACCTGCTGTGTTCTGTCCCACTTGTTCCCCTCCCTAGGCTAACCTGAGGTTTGACTGTTTTGTGGTCCCCAGGTCCAGCACAGCTGCGAGCTGTCTTCCTGCACACGGAGCACGAGCGGAGGAAGTCGAAGACGGTCACACAAGCCGACATGAAGGTGGAATTACTCCCAGCCCTCACAGACAACTACATGTACCTCCTCATTGATGAGGAAACGAAGGAAGCTGCCATAGTTGATCCTGTGCAGCCCCAGAAGGTAATGCTGTCTGCTGCCCTTGTGAGCAGGGCGCTCACTGCTGCGGGTCTGGGAGATCCTTCCAGGTTGCCACATCCACGAGAGAATTAGTCATACACTGACTCAGGCGTGGGGGAAAGGCAGGAAATACTGGCCATGCATAGGTACGGGCAGGGCTTCGCAGGCAGTCTACTTCTGGGCTCAGGCAGCTTGTCCCTGACTTGAAGGGTTATTGACCTGATTTTGGTTTTTGCCCTTAGTTTGATGTAGTGCAGGAAAGAGGAAATGGGTCTGAGGGCTCAGTCACGGCTAGCTGGATCAGAGACCATGTGTCCTGACCTGTAACTACGACTCGGCAAAGGATGAGCTCTCTGCAGAGTTGTTGGTGTGGTGCTCTCGAACCTTGGAGCAGTTGTGTCCAGGTTACACCAGGCACCAGGTGTGCTGTTAAGTCGTTTCACGTAAGTTGTAATGCTCTTGCTGTGCCCTGTGCCTGCAGGTTTTGGATGCAGTCAAAAAGCATGGCGTGAAGCTGACCACTGTCCTGACCACACATCATCACTGGTAACTATCTGCTCTAGTGggatctctcttccctctgcatAAACACAAGCAGTCAAGAATTGTTGCTTTTCTGGATCAAGTTGGTCTTCTCTAAGCAGGGGCTTAGATGTGAGGAGAAAGATCAGAGCTCAGGAAGTGTTCCCTTGGGCTTGCTATGACCAGATGCGTTGTCTAGACTGCAAGCTCTGTGGGTCAGTGCCTTTAACCTTTAAAATGCTGACTTCTTCCAGGTGGCCAGTGAATAAATGCGTGTGAAGGTAGCTGTGGAGTGTGGGAGGGAGCACGCTCACACTGAAGTGCTAGCACATGCCTGTAAGGCGTGCTACTCACAGTCAGCACTTGTGGGAGGATTACCTGCATTGCAGATTAACTCTGCCAGGGACATAAAGATGAATGTTCCGCTCTAGCAGTTTTGCAGTGCTGAACCTGAGTAACCTCTCCTGTGGGTCATAGTGGAGCCGTCTCTGTGGCTGGAGAGCCAACCCTGATCTGCCAGGATCAGCACCACAGGTGAATGCTGAGCTGTTTGGACATCTGTGTGCCTGCTCCACGGTGTCTTGGGGGACACTGAATTACACATATCCCAGTTATCCCAATCTCTTCCTGCCCTAGTTACTGGAGAGTTGACCGTGAGCCCCTCAGGCTGGCGTTTCCCAGCTAGGTATGAACCTGTGGGGGGGTTGTTCCTCCCTCTCACTGCCCTAGTTACTGGAGAAATTGTCTCCACTTGTGTTGATGTGGCATATCCTTTGATATGAGGACAGTGTTAGAGACTGGGACACTAGTTGATTAGAAATGATCACTTTGAGGTTACCATTGCAATATGAGTTACCATAAATTTGTCTTCATCTCTGCCCAAACCATTTTTCTGACTTTCCAGGGACCATGCTGGAGGAAATGAGAAGCTTGTAAAGATGGAGACGGGGTTGCGTGTGTATGGGGGAGACAGCAGAGTTGGAGCACTGACACAGAAAGTGTCTCACCTTACATCACTCAAGGTAAAGGGAGTGAGCTGCAGGACTTGGTTGGGGGCATCTCCCGTTTATGTCACAGCTTTAGAGCTGGACCGGTGTGGTCCAACTTGAGTTAATATTGTGGTCACAGCTCTTTTACCTTTTAACATCTCTTGGATGTGGTTGATAGTTTAAGTACAGCTTTCACCCTTTTCTAGCCCTGTGAACCATAACCCCTCTGTCTTGTTTTGGCCGGTGATACTTCTTCATTGATGAGAACATTGGCATGGCTCAGACACCTGCGTTGCCTGGGGCGTGCTGGGTGTCCATGTGCTCCGTGACAGCTACCTTAACTGGGGTGGTCAGGACAGATGTGTGGAAGGACAGGGCTTGCTTGTGCTCTGCTTAGAGCCTAGTTAGCACCGAACAAATGCAAGTGGTCCTCTCTGAATGAAGGCTGGAATACAGGGTGAAGAGAAAGTGGGCTGGCAGCGCTAGCTGTCTGCATTGCTTTTCCAGAGCTAAAGCAGCAAACCTTGTTGGTACCTAGCTGTTTGTTTACAGATGAACTGGCAGATGACATAAACTGCTGTGAAATGTGCGGGCTGGTATGAATATCACTGCTAGTCCTGCGGTGCACCTTTGGGGGGGGACAGCAGCAAAGAAGGGAGAACAGAAATACATGGGAAGGTGTGCAAATCAGGGCTGTGGGGGAAACATCCCCTTGGCCTCATGAATGTGTTTAATCCTTCCCTTTTCGTGAGTGTCATCCACTTCTTCCCTTCAGCTTCATTTTTGTTTGGAGCTTTTTACACTTGATTAACTTTGTTTAGGATTTTGTGTTGCTCTGGATCTGTTTGTTCTTGCTGCCAACCAGACGCTGAGTCACTCTGCATGTAAATGAAAGAATCTGGTGGTTCTCTTTGTCCCAACACCTGCTAGGAGGAAACAGCTCCCTTCCAAGTCCCTGCCATAAAACCCTCTTGCTGGACTCTCGCAGGAGCAGAGCTGATGTTTAGTGGCCAGCTGTGTGAGGATTTGCCTGTAGGACTACTAGACCATTGTAATAGTTGCAATTCTTTTCTAACCATACAAATGCTAGCAAACAGTAGCTTAAGCTCTAGTCTTCTGCCTTCTTCTCAGGTGGGATCTCTTAATGTGAAATGCCTCTGTACGCCGTGTCACACTTCTGGACACATCTGTTATTATGTGACTAAGCCAAATAGCTCCGAGCCACCTGCTGTTTTTACAGGTGAGGAGTTGGGAGGTTACATTGCCGGCAGTCTGTGTTGCAAAGGAATAAGTTACCCCTCTGCCTGTGTGCTCCTGACTCTGGATGTGCATTCAtcccttgctgccagtgcagctgGTTAACATCGACATCTTACCCCCTTACCAAGTGCTACCAAGTAGCAATTGTAGATGAAGCTGGTGAAACCCCTCTGGGTTTGTAAGCCATTGCTGGACACCCTGCAAGCAACATCAAGAGTGATCCCTGGAGGAGTCCTACATCTAGCATTTTCTTCCTTG includes these proteins:
- the HAGH gene encoding hydroxyacylglutathione hydrolase, mitochondrial isoform X1, encoding MKVELLPALTDNYMYLLIDEETKEAAIVDPVQPQKVLDAVKKHGVKLTTVLTTHHHWDHAGGNEKLVKMETGLRVYGGDSRVGALTQKVSHLTSLKVGSLNVKCLCTPCHTSGHICYYVTKPNSSEPPAVFTGDTLFVAGCGKFFEGTPEEMYRALIEILGSLDPKTKVYCGHEYTINNLKFARHVEPTNVAIQEKLAWAKAKYDSGEPTIPSTIAEEFTYNPFMRVREKTVQQHAGETDPIRTMGAIRKEKDNFRVPKD
- the FAHD1 gene encoding acylpyruvase FAHD1, mitochondrial, which translates into the protein MASSKPLSRFWEWGKNIVCVGRNYAEHAKEMGSVPPREPIFFLKPSSAYVREGSPIRRPYYCNNLHHEVELGVVIGKRARAVAQEAAMEHVAGYALCLDMTARDTQEECKKKGLPWTLAKGFSSSCPVSDFVPKEKIPDPHKLKIWLKVNGKLRQEGETSSMIFSIPYLISYISEILTLEEGDLILTGSPKGVGSVQADDEIEAGIRDVLSMRFKVVQQTRRS
- the HAGH gene encoding hydroxyacylglutathione hydrolase, mitochondrial isoform X2; translated protein: MLGGGWRGFGTALAAGALLRAGPAQLRAVFLHTEHERRKSKTVTQADMKVELLPALTDNYMYLLIDEETKEAAIVDPVQPQKVLDAVKKHGVKLTTVLTTHHHWDHAGGNEKLVKMETGLRVYGGDSRVGALTQKVSHLTSLKVGSLNVKCLCTPCHTSGHICYYVTKPNSSEPPAVFTGDTLFVAGCGKFFEGTPEEMYRALIEILGSLDPKTKVYCGHEYTINNLKFARHVEPTNVAIQEKLAWAKAKYDSGEPTIPSTIAEEFTYNPFMRVREKTVQQHAGETDPIRTMGAIRKEKDNFRVPKD